In the genome of Apostichopus japonicus isolate 1M-3 chromosome 15, ASM3797524v1, whole genome shotgun sequence, one region contains:
- the LOC139981081 gene encoding SEC14-like protein 2: MAEKGRFGNLSKDQEKALVKLKEVCKDVLKEKHTDMHLLRFLRARNFNVKKTEEMFRKDVEWRVQNEAILKDLTLPEVVEKYWVGGEVGCDREGHITLVIPLCYIDPKGIVYSLHADEAIKVGIRFIQMFYNRMKENSKEHGRYIEGMTLLFDIEGLSPAFLWKPSMKLFTEMVQIMEQHFPETIKRVFVIRAPSLFPVAYNLVKPFIHEETRKKIKFLKGSNWQKSVTKYIDPDILPKHWGGNRVDENGNPKCPEIVRLGGKVPESYYVKDHLKSDESLTKLVIGKSSHKELKYQVVVPKSAIRYQFKTDEGEISFGITYVQKGKDPVIILPVQKVQSHITSVDGEIATEEMGSYVIRFDNSAMLKSKTLSYLIEILEPGDEDLFEESAEDNQ, from the exons ATGGCAGAGAAAGGCAGATTTGGAAATTTGAGTAAAGACCAGGAAAAGGCTTTAGTTAAG cTGAAGGAGGTCTGCAAAGATGTTCTTAAAGAGAAACACACAGACATGCACTTACTTAGATTCCTGAGAG CTAGAAATTTTAATGTCAAGAAAACTGAAGAGATGTTTAGGAAG GATGTAGAGTGGAGAGTACAAAATGAGGCCATTCTTAAAGACCTCACATTGCCAGAG GTTGTGGAGAAGTATTGGGTTGGAGGTGAAGTAGGATGTGATCGAGAAGGCCACATTACCTTGGTCATCCCACTCTGTTACATTGACCCAAAAG GCATTGTTTACTCGTTGCACGCGGATGAAGCCATTAAAGTTGGAATTCGGTTTATTCAGATGTTTTACAacagaatgaaagaaaattcaaaAGAG CACGGTCGTTACATTGAAGGTATGACCCTGCTTTTTGACATCGAAGGACTCTCACCAGCGTTTCTATGGAAACCATCCATGAAACTGTTTACAGAG ATGGTACAGATTATGGAACAACATTTCCCAGAAACAATCAAGCGGGTGTTTGTCATCAGAGCGCCCTCTCTTTTTCCAGTCGCTTATAACCTGGTGAAGCCGTTCATTCATGAAGAGaccagaaagaaaataaaatttttgAAAG GTAGTAACTGGCAGAAGTCTGTGACAAAGTATATTGATCCAGACATACTACCAAAACACTGGGGAGGGAACAGAGTGGATGAGAATGGAAACCCTAAATGTCCTGAAATT GTTCGATTGGGAGGAAAAGTTCCCGAATCTTACTATGTCAAGGACCATCTGAAGAGCGACGAAAGTTTGACTAAACTCGTCATCGGTAAATCATCTCACAAGGAACTGAAGTATCAAGTAGTTGTTCCAAAGAGTGCAATTAG gtaTCAGTTTAAGACAGATGAAGGCGAAATATCCTTTGGAATAACTTACGTGCAAAAGGGTAAAGACCCGGTCATCATCCTGCCCGTACAGAAGGTACAATCTCACATCACGTCAGTGGACGGCGAAATCGCTACCGAAGAGATGGGCTCGT aTGTGATTCGGTTTGATAACTCTGCCATGTTGAAGAGCAAGACACTCAGCTATCTGATTGAGATCTTGGAACCAGGTGACGAAGACTTGTTTGAAGAATCAGCAGAGGATAATCAATAG